The Nitrospinota bacterium genome includes a region encoding these proteins:
- a CDS encoding NAD(P)H-dependent oxidoreductase subunit E — translation METNETATEEIEQEEVDLSPTEEILNNLPDDSRSHLIPTLQKIQETYRYLPGPAMELVMEFLNISRAEIYGVISFYPQLLINEPGKYIIKLCYGTACFVKGAAIISDKIHDCYHIGPGETDKSKLFTLQTASCLGNCGAAPMAIIGEDTHGTIDPEKTLDLLGEYKLEDDPETEEAPAS, via the coding sequence ATGGAAACCAACGAGACCGCTACCGAAGAGATTGAACAAGAAGAGGTTGATCTTTCTCCGACTGAAGAAATACTAAATAACCTTCCTGACGATTCGCGCAGTCACCTTATCCCGACATTGCAAAAAATTCAGGAAACATACAGGTATTTGCCTGGCCCCGCTATGGAATTAGTCATGGAATTTCTGAATATCAGTCGTGCGGAGATATACGGAGTTATATCATTTTACCCACAACTTCTTATCAATGAACCAGGTAAATACATTATTAAGCTCTGTTACGGCACGGCTTGTTTTGTAAAAGGGGCTGCAATTATCAGTGATAAAATTCATGATTGTTATCACATTGGCCCGGGTGAAACAGATAAATCCAAATTGTTCACATTACAGACTGCTTCCTGTCTTGGTAACTGTGGGGCCGCTCCGATGGCTATCATTGGCGAAGACACGCATGGAACTATAGACCCTGAAAAGACACTGGATCTTCTGGGCGAGTACAAGTTAGAAGATGACCCGGAAACCGAGGAGGCACCAGCTTCATGA